The proteins below are encoded in one region of Limisphaera ngatamarikiensis:
- a CDS encoding gamma-glutamyl-gamma-aminobutyrate hydrolase family protein (Members of this family of hydrolases with an active site Cys residue belong to MEROPS family C26.): MRLTPGSRLHSITRKQVLGVNSTHHQAVNRVAGLLRATATSPDGVIEGLELAPAHRRVLPFLLSVQFHPERLQGRYPEHRAIFEAFVQACAARGTPTL, from the coding sequence GTGCGGTTGACACCCGGCTCCCGGCTTCACAGTATAACCCGGAAGCAGGTGCTCGGGGTCAACAGTACGCATCACCAGGCCGTGAACCGTGTCGCCGGCCTGTTACGGGCGACGGCCACGAGCCCGGACGGTGTCATTGAGGGACTGGAACTGGCGCCGGCCCATCGCCGTGTATTGCCGTTCCTTCTGTCCGTACAGTTTCATCCCGAGCGGTTGCAGGGGCGGTATCCGGAACATCGGGCCATTTTCGAGGCTTTCGTACAGGCCTGTGCAGCCCGGGGAACACCAACGCTATGA
- a CDS encoding sensor histidine kinase: MLSWVLCALLLGALVGVHLAWRRRHLHLLEVHQRARARWEAMHLQLAEEAQTRLTAVLHNLSEGILLLDEENRVVLANPAFRTLLQPGMPPEGQTLMAVTRWPELGELTAQLNPDQPALTRELVWSGPPERWLRVSAAALFQADGRRLYTILVFHDVTRIRQLERVRQEFVANVSHELRTPLSHIKGYVETLLSGAATDPALQLRCLQTIARNANRLELLIEDLLTLAQLESGQVTLQLQPLSLREFVDKMLQEFQPRAAARRVSLENAVPPWTVQADPLRLEQVLANLLDNAIKYGRTEGHVTVWARADSPGEVTVAVTDDGPGLPPEACQRVFERFYRVDKARSREQGGTGLGLAIVKHIVQRHGGRVWVESRPGHGATFYFTLPRAPESGPPPDLPATGQATTTPTAPER, from the coding sequence ATGCTGTCGTGGGTGCTTTGCGCGTTGCTGCTGGGGGCGCTGGTGGGGGTGCACCTTGCCTGGCGCCGCCGTCACCTGCACCTGCTGGAGGTCCACCAACGCGCACGGGCGCGCTGGGAGGCGATGCACCTCCAGTTGGCCGAGGAGGCACAAACCCGCCTGACCGCGGTTTTGCACAACTTGAGCGAGGGCATCCTGTTGTTGGACGAGGAAAACCGGGTGGTGCTGGCCAACCCGGCCTTTCGCACGCTGCTGCAGCCGGGGATGCCGCCCGAGGGTCAAACCCTGATGGCGGTCACGCGATGGCCCGAGCTGGGCGAGCTCACCGCCCAATTGAACCCCGACCAGCCTGCGCTGACGCGGGAACTGGTCTGGAGCGGCCCGCCCGAACGATGGTTGCGGGTCAGTGCCGCCGCCCTCTTCCAGGCGGATGGACGCCGGCTTTACACCATCCTGGTATTCCACGACGTCACCCGCATCCGGCAGCTGGAACGGGTCCGCCAGGAGTTCGTGGCCAACGTGAGCCACGAGTTGCGCACGCCCCTGTCGCACATCAAGGGCTATGTGGAAACCCTCCTGTCGGGCGCCGCGACGGATCCGGCCCTCCAATTGCGTTGTTTGCAAACCATCGCCCGCAACGCCAACCGTCTGGAACTGCTCATCGAGGACCTGCTCACCCTGGCGCAACTCGAGTCCGGCCAGGTCACGTTGCAACTCCAACCGCTGAGTCTCCGGGAGTTTGTGGACAAGATGCTCCAGGAGTTCCAGCCGCGGGCGGCCGCCCGCCGGGTCAGCCTGGAAAACGCAGTTCCGCCCTGGACGGTCCAGGCCGATCCCCTGCGGTTGGAACAGGTGCTGGCCAACCTCCTGGACAACGCCATTAAATACGGTCGCACGGAGGGGCACGTGACCGTGTGGGCCCGGGCGGACTCACCGGGCGAGGTGACCGTGGCAGTCACGGATGACGGCCCCGGCTTGCCCCCGGAGGCGTGTCAGCGGGTCTTCGAACGGTTTTACCGCGTGGACAAGGCACGTTCCCGGGAGCAGGGCGGCACCGGCCTGGGCCTGGCCATCGTCAAACACATCGTCCAACGCCATGGCGGCCGGGTCTGGGTCGAAAGCCGACCCGGCCACGGTGCCACCTTCTATTTCACCCTGCCCCGCGCCCCGGAATCAGGCCCGCCGCCCGATCTCCCGGCCACAGGACAGGCAACCACGACCCCGACAGCCCCGGAACGTTGA
- a CDS encoding gamma-glutamyl-gamma-aminobutyrate hydrolase family protein (Members of this family of hydrolases with an active site Cys residue belong to MEROPS family C26.), giving the protein MGRKPLVLVTADVDPEGTEFGDHSVSLAWAYGLALEQAGALPVVLPAVVGETTIRDLVARCDGVLLTSGGDLNPRLYRTGLPARLQQTVQPTPDHGWRDLTERRVLREVFDQRKPLPVICRGHQLLNVALGGTLIVGFARAAAPGIESSPTGSQGRRRS; this is encoded by the coding sequence GTGGGCAGGAAGCCGCTGGTTCTGGTAACGGCCGATGTCGACCCGGAGGGAACGGAGTTCGGGGATCACTCGGTCAGCCTGGCTTGGGCCTACGGCCTGGCCTTGGAACAGGCGGGGGCGTTACCGGTGGTTTTGCCCGCAGTTGTCGGGGAGACCACGATCCGGGACCTGGTGGCCCGGTGCGATGGTGTGCTGCTCACCAGCGGCGGCGATTTGAATCCCCGGCTGTACCGCACCGGGTTGCCCGCCCGCCTGCAGCAGACGGTCCAACCCACGCCCGATCACGGCTGGCGCGATCTGACGGAACGTCGGGTGCTCCGAGAGGTGTTTGACCAGCGCAAGCCCCTGCCGGTGATCTGCCGGGGGCATCAACTACTGAATGTGGCCCTGGGCGGGACGCTGATTGTGGGATTTGCCCGTGCAGCGGCCCCGGGGATTGAATCATCACCGACCGGATCGCAAGGACGACGTCGTTCATGA
- a CDS encoding efflux RND transporter permease subunit: MTPADSHLSRGPIAWMVHNRVTPNLLMLFLLVGGLVMSLRIRKEVFPEFETDLVMVRVAYPGASPEEVEQGIILAIEEAVRGLEGVKEVRARASEGMGTVEVELLGDANTQKAYMDIKQAIDRIITFPRDAEEPEVELVMRRREVVVLAVHGDASEWTLRNVAEEIRDRLLQDPRITQVDFLGARNYEVHVEVPGDHLRAYGLTLGEIAARIAATSVEVPGGGLKTPAGEVLVRFKERRDWAREFADIPIITSASGSVVRLGDIAQVREGFQDVDIEATFNGQPAVSLAVYRVGRQTPISVSNAVREILEEIRPRLPPGIQCSIRSDSSEVYRQRLELLVKNGFYGLCLVLLLLGLFLEFKLAFWVMMGIPVSFLGSLILLPGMGVTINMISMFAYITALGIVVDDAIIVGENIYALRQRGVDFVTAAIRGAREMAVPVAFSILTNIVAFLPLYFMPGEFGKIWRVIPLVVVTAFVISWVESLLVLPSHLAHTASRPRTGLTARLHHWQQAFGLAFTRWVERRFGPFLAACLRRRLLTVAVACAVWMVVAAWVVSGRMGLILMPRIESDFAYAAATLPYGSPVSRVAEVRDRLLQAARAVAEEHGGDRLVTGFLSVINQNTAEIRVFLTDPKQRPISTTEFTRLWRERVGPVVGVQALQFYSDRGGPGGGAALTIELSHRNIEVLDRASERLAAQLEEFPHVRDVDDGYTPGKPQFDFVLRPEGRQLGLTPQEVARQIRHAFYGAEALRQQRGRNEVKVLVRLPEEERRREFTLENLLIRTPSGRDVPLRDIVEASRGRAYTAILRRDGRRTVRVTADVDPISETSKVKETLDRTLLPQLARDFPGLSYGYAGRQQDMSESLESLYGGFALALMAIYFLLAVPFRSYGHPLIVMASIPFGLVGAVLGHLIMGYSLSVMSMMGMVALSGVVVNGALVLIEYANHRRRELGESPMEAIHQAALRRFRPVLLTTLTTFGGLAPMIFETSRQARFMIPMALSLGYGILFAALISLILVPCLYVLYEDVLNAVRRWFRGGPRVQPQPVGAGTAVETEAASFRG, translated from the coding sequence ATGACACCGGCCGACTCCCATCTCTCCCGTGGACCGATCGCCTGGATGGTGCACAACCGGGTGACGCCCAACCTGCTCATGTTGTTTTTGTTGGTGGGCGGCCTGGTGATGAGTTTGCGGATCCGGAAGGAGGTGTTCCCCGAGTTTGAGACGGACCTGGTCATGGTCCGCGTGGCCTACCCGGGTGCGAGTCCCGAGGAGGTCGAACAGGGGATCATTCTGGCCATTGAGGAGGCGGTGCGGGGGCTGGAAGGGGTCAAGGAGGTTCGGGCGCGCGCCTCCGAGGGCATGGGCACGGTGGAGGTGGAACTGCTCGGGGACGCCAACACCCAGAAAGCCTACATGGACATCAAACAGGCGATTGACCGCATCATCACCTTCCCGCGGGACGCAGAGGAGCCGGAGGTGGAGCTGGTGATGCGGCGGCGGGAGGTGGTGGTGTTGGCCGTGCACGGGGACGCCAGCGAATGGACCTTGCGCAACGTGGCCGAGGAGATCCGGGACCGTCTGCTGCAGGATCCCCGGATCACCCAGGTGGATTTCCTCGGGGCGCGCAACTACGAGGTTCATGTGGAGGTGCCCGGGGACCATTTGCGCGCCTACGGGCTGACCCTGGGGGAGATCGCTGCGCGCATCGCCGCCACCTCGGTCGAAGTGCCGGGAGGCGGTCTGAAAACACCGGCCGGTGAGGTGCTGGTCCGGTTCAAGGAACGACGCGACTGGGCGCGGGAGTTTGCGGATATTCCCATCATCACCAGCGCGTCCGGCAGTGTCGTGCGGCTGGGCGACATTGCGCAGGTGCGCGAAGGCTTCCAGGACGTGGACATCGAGGCAACCTTCAACGGGCAGCCGGCGGTGAGCCTGGCCGTGTACCGTGTGGGACGGCAGACGCCCATCAGCGTGTCCAATGCCGTGCGCGAAATCCTCGAGGAAATCCGGCCCCGGCTGCCGCCGGGGATCCAGTGCAGCATTCGCAGCGACAGTTCGGAGGTGTACCGCCAGCGGCTGGAACTGCTGGTGAAGAACGGGTTTTACGGGCTCTGCCTGGTGCTGCTGCTGCTGGGGTTGTTCCTGGAGTTCAAGCTGGCGTTCTGGGTGATGATGGGGATCCCGGTGTCGTTCCTGGGTTCGCTGATCCTGCTGCCCGGCATGGGGGTCACCATCAACATGATCTCCATGTTCGCCTATATCACGGCCCTGGGGATCGTGGTGGATGATGCCATCATCGTGGGGGAAAACATTTACGCACTGCGCCAGCGCGGCGTGGATTTTGTCACCGCCGCCATCCGGGGCGCACGGGAGATGGCCGTGCCCGTGGCCTTCAGTATCCTCACCAACATTGTCGCGTTTCTGCCGCTGTACTTCATGCCGGGAGAGTTCGGGAAAATCTGGCGGGTGATCCCGCTGGTGGTTGTCACGGCGTTTGTCATTTCGTGGGTTGAGTCGTTGCTGGTGTTGCCCTCGCACCTGGCCCACACGGCGAGCCGACCCCGCACCGGCCTGACCGCCCGGCTGCACCACTGGCAACAGGCGTTCGGACTGGCGTTCACCCGCTGGGTCGAACGGCGGTTCGGCCCGTTTCTGGCCGCGTGTCTGCGGCGGCGTTTGCTGACCGTGGCCGTGGCCTGTGCCGTTTGGATGGTGGTGGCGGCCTGGGTGGTCAGCGGCCGGATGGGTTTGATCCTCATGCCGCGCATCGAATCGGATTTCGCCTATGCAGCGGCCACGCTCCCGTACGGGAGCCCCGTGTCGCGCGTGGCCGAGGTGCGCGATCGGTTGCTGCAGGCGGCCCGCGCCGTGGCGGAGGAACACGGCGGCGACCGCCTGGTGACCGGTTTCCTCAGCGTGATCAACCAGAACACCGCGGAAATCCGGGTCTTTCTCACCGACCCCAAACAGCGTCCCATCTCCACCACCGAATTCACCCGGCTGTGGCGTGAACGGGTCGGCCCCGTGGTGGGGGTCCAGGCCCTGCAGTTCTACTCCGATCGGGGCGGACCGGGCGGTGGCGCCGCCCTCACCATCGAGCTCAGTCATCGCAACATCGAGGTGCTGGACCGTGCCAGCGAAAGGTTGGCCGCCCAGCTGGAAGAATTCCCCCATGTCCGGGACGTGGATGACGGGTATACCCCGGGCAAACCCCAGTTTGATTTCGTTCTGCGTCCCGAGGGGAGACAGCTCGGTCTGACCCCGCAGGAGGTGGCCCGGCAAATCCGGCACGCCTTTTATGGTGCCGAGGCACTCCGCCAGCAGCGCGGGCGCAACGAGGTCAAGGTGCTGGTACGCCTGCCGGAAGAGGAACGCCGACGCGAGTTCACCCTGGAAAACCTCCTCATCCGCACGCCATCGGGCCGGGACGTGCCGCTGCGCGACATTGTCGAGGCAAGCCGCGGCCGGGCCTATACGGCAATCCTCCGACGGGACGGCCGCCGTACCGTCCGGGTCACGGCCGATGTGGACCCGATCAGTGAAACGTCCAAGGTGAAGGAAACGCTGGACCGGACCCTGTTACCCCAACTGGCGCGCGATTTCCCCGGCCTCAGCTACGGTTACGCCGGCCGGCAACAGGACATGTCCGAAAGCCTGGAAAGCCTGTACGGCGGCTTTGCGCTGGCGCTGATGGCCATTTACTTCCTTTTGGCCGTGCCGTTCCGGAGCTACGGACATCCGCTGATCGTGATGGCCAGCATCCCGTTTGGCCTCGTCGGCGCAGTTTTGGGGCATTTGATCATGGGCTACAGCCTGAGTGTCATGAGCATGATGGGGATGGTGGCTTTGTCGGGTGTGGTGGTAAACGGGGCGCTGGTGCTCATCGAGTATGCCAACCATCGCCGGCGCGAGTTGGGTGAGTCGCCCATGGAAGCCATCCATCAGGCGGCGTTGCGCCGGTTTCGGCCCGTCCTGTTGACGACGCTGACCACTTTCGGCGGGCTGGCGCCCATGATCTTTGAGACCTCGCGACAGGCCCGATTCATGATCCCGATGGCGTTGTCGCTCGGGTACGGGATTCTGTTCGCCGCGTTGATTTCGCTGATTTTGGTGCCGTGCCTGTACGTTCTGTATGAGGACGTCCTGAACGCTGTGCGGCGCTGGTTCCGGGGCGGGCCACGGGTTCAACCCCAACCGGTCGGTGCCGGGACAGCCGTCGAAACGGAAGCCGCGTCGTTTCGCGGCTGA
- a CDS encoding sigma-54-dependent transcriptional regulator: MKARILLVDDDPDMRELVGTFLSQNDYEVLTTDSAAGLRSLLDAEAPDVVLLDYKLPELAGGPPEDIGLTLMPTIRHRWPEAEIIILSGHGTLDVALEAGRLGAYTFISKPFELGKLLADLQCALEHKAQQAEASALRDALATFSGANSPVFKSAAMQAVIRTVERIAPTDVTVLITGESGTGKEVIADLLHSLSRRNKNRIIEVNCAALPRELIESELFGSVKGAYTGAHTDREGLFRQAEGGTLFLDEIAEMPVDTQSKLLRVLQDQEVRPVGGKTTYKTNCRIITATNRDPQEAMKQGKLREDLYYRISTVSIHLPPLRERRDDILPLAQAFLRRFSAQANRNFIGFTPAAIERLISFDWPGNVRQLQNEIQRAVLLSDGPMIDASDLSITRTRDESDTSDTNFTLLEAVERNAIIQMLQATGGNKVEAARRLGIGRQTLYNKIKAYGIKV; this comes from the coding sequence ATGAAGGCGAGAATCCTCCTGGTAGATGACGACCCGGACATGCGGGAGCTGGTCGGGACCTTTCTCAGCCAGAACGACTACGAAGTCCTGACCACCGACAGCGCCGCCGGGCTGCGGAGCCTTTTGGATGCGGAGGCGCCCGACGTGGTGTTGCTGGACTATAAGTTGCCCGAATTGGCCGGGGGCCCCCCGGAGGACATCGGCCTGACGCTCATGCCCACCATCCGGCATCGCTGGCCCGAGGCGGAAATCATCATCCTCAGCGGGCACGGCACGTTGGACGTGGCACTGGAGGCGGGGCGGCTGGGCGCCTACACGTTCATCAGTAAACCGTTCGAGCTGGGGAAGCTCCTGGCCGACCTGCAGTGCGCCCTCGAACACAAGGCCCAGCAGGCCGAGGCCAGCGCCCTGCGCGATGCCCTGGCCACCTTCAGCGGTGCGAATTCGCCCGTGTTCAAAAGCGCCGCCATGCAGGCGGTCATCCGCACCGTGGAACGGATCGCGCCCACGGATGTCACCGTGCTGATCACGGGCGAGAGCGGCACCGGCAAGGAGGTCATTGCCGACCTTTTGCACAGCCTGAGCCGGCGCAACAAAAACCGGATCATCGAGGTCAATTGCGCCGCCCTGCCGCGTGAGCTGATCGAAAGCGAGCTGTTCGGTTCCGTCAAGGGAGCCTACACCGGCGCGCACACGGATCGCGAGGGACTCTTCCGACAGGCCGAAGGGGGTACCCTCTTCCTGGACGAAATCGCCGAGATGCCCGTGGACACCCAGAGCAAACTGCTCCGCGTGCTCCAGGATCAGGAGGTGCGTCCCGTGGGCGGCAAAACCACCTACAAAACCAATTGCCGGATCATCACCGCCACCAACCGCGACCCTCAGGAGGCCATGAAACAGGGCAAACTGCGCGAGGACCTCTACTACCGCATCAGCACCGTGTCCATTCACCTGCCCCCCCTGCGCGAACGCCGTGACGACATCCTGCCCCTCGCACAGGCCTTCCTCCGCCGGTTCAGTGCCCAGGCCAACCGCAACTTCATCGGCTTTACCCCCGCGGCCATCGAGCGGTTGATCAGCTTCGACTGGCCCGGCAACGTGCGCCAGCTCCAGAACGAAATCCAGCGGGCGGTCCTGCTGAGCGACGGGCCCATGATCGACGCGTCCGACCTTTCGATCACCCGCACACGCGACGAGTCCGACACCTCCGACACCAATTTCACCCTGCTGGAAGCGGTGGAACGCAACGCGATCATCCAGATGCTCCAGGCCACCGGAGGTAACAAGGTCGAGGCGGCCCGCCGCCTCGGTATCGGCCGGCAAACCCTGTACAACAAAATCAAGGCCTACGGCATCAAGGTGTAG